The sequence below is a genomic window from Deltaproteobacteria bacterium.
CTCGACGCCGTGCGCCAGGCGGCCATGATCCGCCTCCGGCCGATCCTCATGGTCAGCGCCGCCACCATCGCCGGCCACTTTCCCCTGACCCTGGTCACCGGCGCGGGCGCCGCGGCGCGGAACTCCATCGGCCTGGTGCTGGTCGGCGGGATGTTCATCGGCACCCTCTTCACCCTGTTCGTGGTGCCGTCGATCTACATGCTGATCGCCCGCGATCACGGCAAGGACAGGGAGGAGGGTGCGCGCGCGTAGGAACGGGAGTTCGTGCGGGGCGAGAGGGAGCGACCCCCCTCGCCCCGTTCTTCCTCTTCAGGCGGACTTCCGGTGGAATTCCCGGATCTGGTCCGGCGTGAACCGGTTCAACTTGACGACTCGCGCCTTCCCCGCCAGAAACGACGGGATGTTCTCCTTGACCTCCGCTTCGCTTCGCGCCTCGAGGATGGCGTATCCGGTGTGGTCGCCGTCCATGCAACCCCACTCGTACTTCGCCAAGGTCTCCGGACCTTTCGCCAGGAGTTCGTCAAGGGCGCGCAGGCACTCCTGGGGCGTGTGGGGCGAATCGACGAAATACCGTTCCATGGGCTCCTCCCTTCCTTCGCAATCGGCAGGGAATGTTTACGGTCCGACGGGTCGACATGCTTAACAGTATATATTCCCATCGGCGCGATCCATCATGGGACCCCCGGATTTTTCCGCCGGAGAGGAATCCTTCGCGGCGCCGGATCGATCGAAACGGAATCGGCAATGCGACGGCGCGTCGGATCGTCAACCAACCGGATGGTACCGGGAACCGTGAAGAAGGAGGATTGCCGTGGAGAAGAAGATCATAGCCGTGGTGGGCGCCACCGGCGCGCAGGGAGGCGGGCTGTGCCGCGCCATCCTGAGGGACAAGGGCGGCGAATACCGGGTCCGCGCGTTGACGAGAGACCCGGAATCCGCAAAGGCGAAGGAGCTCGGGAAGCTCGGCGCGGAGGTCGTCCGGGCGGATGTCGACGACCGGGATAGCCTGCGGAAGGCGTTCCAGGGAGCGCACGGGGCGTTCTGCGTCACGTTCTTCTGGGACCATTTCTCGCCCGAAAAGGAGGTCGCCGAGGCGGGGAACATGGCATTCGCCGCGAAACAGTGCGGTTTGAAGCACGTCATCTGGTCCACCCTGGAAGACACGCGGAAATGGATTCCGCTCGCCGATCCCCGCATGCCCACCCTTCAGGGGAAATACAAGGTGCCGCACTTCGACGGAAAGGGCGAGGCCGACCGGGCGTTCACGGAGCAAGGCGTCCCGACGACCTTCCTGCTGACTTCCTTTTACTGGGAGAACCTGATCCACTTCGGGATGGGGCCCAAGCCGGGCGCGGACGGGATCCTGTACATCACGATGCCCATGGGGGACAGGAAGCTGCCCGGGATCGCCTCCGAGGACATCGGGAAGTGCGCCTATTCCCTGTTCCGGAAGGGAAACGAGTTCGTCGGCAGGACCGTCGGGATCGCGGGCGACCATCTGACCGGAAAGCAGATGGCGGCCGCGCTCACGAAGGCGCTGGGGCGGGAGGTACGGTACAACGAGGTGTCCCCCGACGCGTACCGCAAGCTCGGATTCCCGGGCGCGGACGACCTCGGGAACATGTTCCAGTTCAAGCGCGATTTCGAGCGCGACTTCTGCGGGGCCCGGAGCCTGGATTTCTCGAGGAGCATCCACCCGTCGATCCACACGTTCGAGAGCTGGCTCGAAGCGAACCGGGGCCGGATCCCGCTCGAGGAGGATGCCCGCAAGGCTTCCGGGGAATAGCGCGGGATGTCCCGTGTGCTCTCCGTCACCGGTCTGCGGAGGCTCTACGGCGATACGGTCGCGGTGGCCGACGTCTCGTTCTCGGTGGGACAGGGCGAGATCGTCGGCCTCCTCGGGCCGAACGGGGCCGGCAAGACGACCATCATCAACATGATCCTGGGCGTCCTCGAGCCGACCTCGGGGACGATCCGCATCGAAGGCGCGGACATCTCGACCCACCGCTCCCGGGCGGTGGAACACGCCAACTTCGCGGCGGTCTACGCCCCGCTCCCCGGCAACCTGACCGTGACCCAGAACCTGCGCGTCTTCGGGATGGTGTACGGGGTGCGGGAGCTCCCGGATCGCATCGAAGCGCTGATCGACCAGTTCGACCTCCGGCGGCTGCGGAACACCAAGTGCGGCGTGCTGTCGTCGGGGGAGCAGACCCGCGTGAGCCTCGCCAAGGCGATGCTCAACCGCCCGCGCCTGCTGCTTCTCGACGAACCGACCGCCTCGCTCGATCCCGCGGTGGCGCGCGACATCCGGTCGCAGGTCCTCGATTTCGTCTCGCGGGACCGGGTGGCCGTGCTCTGGACCACCCACAACATGAGCGAAGTCGCGGACGTCTGCGACCGGGTGCTCTTCCTGTCGCGCGGGAGGATCCTTCTCGAGGGGCCCCCGGCGACCTTGCCCGGGGAACACGGCAAGGAGTCGCTCGAGGAGCTGTTCATCGCGGTGGCGCGCGAGCCGCTCGCGCTCCGGCGGAGCTGAGATCCGGATGCGCGTCCGGCGCGTCGCGGCGCTCGTCCTTCGGCAATATTACCTCGCCCGGGGGAGCCCGGTGCGCGTGCTGCCGATCTTCGCGTGGGTCGCCATCGACATCGTGCTGTGGGGATTCATCACCCGGTATCTCAACACGGTCGCCTCGCCCGGGGTCGATTTCGTCCCGGTGCTCCTGGGCGCCGTCCTCCTCTGGGATTTCTTCACCCGCGTGATGCACGGCGTCGCCATCGCGTTCCTCGAGGATGTCTGGTCGCACAACTTCCTGAACCTCTTCGCGTCGCCGCTCTCGATCCGGGAATACGTCTCCGGGCTCGTGCTGGCCAGCATCGCCACGAGCGCCCTGGGGCTTCTCACGATGGTCGTTCTGGCGGCCGCGGCCTTCGGGCTCTCCTTCTCCGTCTACGGCGTCCTGATCGCGCCGTTCCTCCTTGCGCTCTTCCTGTTCGGGATCGCGCTCGGGATATTCGCCAGCGCCCTGGTGCTCCGGTTCGGGCCCGCCTCCGAGTGGATCGTCTGGCCCGTGCCCGCGTTCCTCACCCCCTTCGCCGCGGTCTTCTATCCCGTTTCCACGCTCCCGGAATGGATGCGGACGGTCGCGTACCTGCTGCCGCCGTCGTACGTGTTCGAGGGGATGCGCGCGGTCGTTTCGGGCGGCGAATTCCGGGGGGCCGCCCTGCTCTCCAGCGTATTCCTCGCCGCGCTGTACATACTGCTGGCGTCCCGGTTTTTCACCCGCGTCCACCGGCATGCGGTCCGCACCGGGCTGCTGGCGCGCTACAGCGCGGAAAGCGTGAACTAGGACCGCCGGGCCGAAACTTTCCCCCGCCGGCGTGCTTCGTATGGGTTCGTGAACCGGATCAAGAGGGAGGAGGGCCGCCGATCGCGATGAACGGCCCGCTGCTGGTCAGCCTGCTGCCGCCCGGACGGAGCCTGGAATCCGCGTCCGCCGCCGCCGGCTCCCCGCTCGCCGTCGCCGTCCTCCTGCTGGCCGGACTCCTCCTGTCCCTGCTCCTTCGACGGCCATGAAACGCGGACGGTCGTCGGTCGCCCTCGTCGTCCTGGCCCTGTCGGCCGCGGCGGCACCGGCCTTCGCCGCCGGACTCTCGATACGGGAGTACCCCGTCCCGCCGGGTTCCCACCCGCACGACGTGGCGCCGGCGCCGGACGGGAGCGTCTGGTACACGGCCCAGCACGCCGGAGCGCTGGGACGGCTCGATCCCGCCACCGGGGAGACGCGCCACTTCCCGCTGGGGCCGGGGTCGAGCCCGCACGGCGTGATCGTCGGACCGGACGGAGCTCCCTGGATCACGGACAGCGGACGGAACGCGATCATCCGCGTGGATCCGAAAACGGAGAGGATCCGGGTCTTCCCGCTCCCGAAGGATCGCGGCGACGCCAACCTCAACACGGCCGCCTTCGACCGCCGAGGGATCCTCTGGTTCACCGGCCAGAACGGCATCTACGGGCGTCTCGATCCGCGCACCGGTCGGATCCGGGTCTTCGACGCTCCCGGGGGCCGCGGTCCCTACGGAATGGCGGCCGCCCCCGACGGGAGCGTCTACTACGCCTCCCTCGCGGGGAACCACGTGGCGCGGATCGACACGGCGACGGGGGCCGCCACGGTGATCGCCCCTCCCACCGCGCGGCAGGGAGCCCGCCGGGTCTGGGCGGATTCGACGGGGCGGATCTGGGTGAGCGAGTGGAACTCGGGGAAGGTCGGGGCGTTCGACCCCCGGACCAGGACGTGGAGCGAGTGGCGTCTCCCGGGGGAATCCCCCCAGGTCTACGCCGTCTACGTCGACGAGAAGGACCGGGTCTGGGTGAGCGACTTCCGGGCGAACGCCCTCGTCCGGTTCGACCCGGATACGGAGAACTTCCTGACGTTTCCGCTCCCGTCCGGGAGCGCGCGCGTCCGCCAGATCCTCGGCCGGAAGGGGGAGGTCTGGGGCGCCGAATCCGGAGCGGACAAGCTCGTGGTGATCCGCTTCCCGTGAGCCGCGCCGAAGCGCGGACTATCGCGCTAGGATGAGGGCCGTCTCGATCGCCGCCGCGACGATGAGCATGGGGAACACGACCGCGAAGTACCGCCGGAAGGAATGCTCCAGGTTCGCCCGGAGCGGTTCGGTTTCCCTCCCCCGCATCCTCCGCACGACCGTCGCGCCGAGCCACAGGCCGTAGGAGGCCGCGATGAGGATCGGCGGTATCTCGAACACTCCGTACGGCAGCAGCTTGAGCGCCGCCTTCGCGTAGCCGGCCCCCTCGACCTCCTGGCGGTACAGCACGCCCAGGCCGAACCCGTTCGAGCTGACGGCGAAAATCGGGACGATTCCGGCGAGCACGCCGGAAGCGACCAGGAAGATCGTCGCCATCACGTTCTGGACGAGGATGTTGAAGTAGAGCACGCCCCCGGCAAGCCCCCCGTAGTTGCCCACGACGACCTGGAAGATCTCGATCATCTGCCGCCGGACGGACAGGGGCGCGACGGTCCCCCCGAGAAAGGAGGCGGCGAAGGCGAGGGAAAGGATCACCATGTACGGCCTGATCGTCCGGTCGAATATCCCCGCGAAATTCATTGGACCTTCCTCTTCTCCCCTGCCAAAAGTACCCGCCGTCACGGGTGGCATCCCTGCGGCTTCCTGCATGATATCGGATTTGTCGTTGAATATTCCCCTCCCGATCTCGTTTCAGTGACGGGGGCGGGTGGAAGTTCGCGCCCCGATCGGCAAAACCGGGCGAAGGGAGCGAATACATGAGAAAGTTCCTTCTGGGATTCCTTGCCATGCTTTCCCTGGCGTCGTTGCTGTCCGGCTGTTTCTACTACCCTTACCCCTATCCGGACGATTATTACGGGAGAGGCCACCGCTACGACCGGGGGGACCACGGGGAGCGGGATCGCGACGACCGGCACTACGATCGCCGCTATTATCGGTGACGCCGATCGGGCGTCGACGTCGAAACCGGGCTCCAGTGCCCGCATCTACCGTATGGGTGAATTCCGATGCCGGAGGGGATCATGGGCAAACGGGCCGCCGACCTGGCCGAACGCTTCAACGCCTTCAACGACGAGGTGATCCGTTTCGTCGAGAAATGCCCCGAGGATGATTGGGGGAAGATCTGTCCGGGAGAACGGTGGCCGGTGGGCGTGGTCGTCCGTCATCTCGCCGCAAGCCATTACGGCGCACTGGGCCTGGCGAAGTTGATGGTCGCGGGGGAGAAATTACCGGATCTCACCCACGACGTGATCGACCAGATGAACGCCAAACATGCCGAAAAGCATCGAAACTGCACCCGGAACGACGTGCTTCGGATCCTGCGGGAGAACGGAAGAGCCGTGGCCGATTTCGTGGGGGCCTTAAGCGAAGCCGACCTGGATCGCGCCGGACACATAGCCGCCGTCGGAGGCGACGTGACGGTCGAACAGGTCGTCACCGTCATCATCCTTGGAAACGGGGGAGAACATTTCACCGACGTGAAAGTCGTCGCCGGGGCGTAGACACCCCGCCCCTGCGGACATCCCCCGCGAAACGGTCAGGGCGTGGAGGTCGGGTTTCCCGAAGCGGCCGGCTCGATGCCCGGGTCGCCGCCGCCGATGTTGAACCCCGCGTCGACGTAGTGCACTTCGCCGGTCACGCCGGATGCCCAGTCCGAGAGAAGGTAAGCGGTGGCGTTCCCCACCTCGTCCTGCGTCACGTTCCGCCGGAGCATCGCCCCGCGGGCGTTCTTCTCCATCAGCTTGCGGAAATCTCCGACGCCGGAGGCGGCCAGCGTTCGGATCGGTCCCGCCGAGACGGCGTTGACGCGGATCCCTTCCGGCCCGAGGTCGAGGGCGAGGTAACGGGTCGACGCTTCGAGGGCCGCCTTCGCCACACCCATCACGTTGTAGTTCGGCACGGCGCGCATCGCACCGAGGTAACTCATCGTCACCATGGCCCCCCCCGGCCCCATCAACCGGGCCGCCCGCCGGGCGCAGGCGATGAAGGAGTAGGCGGATATATCCAGCGCCAGATGGAAGTCGGCGCGCGAGGTGTCCCTGAAATGGCCGCTCAGCGATTCCCGGTTGGCGAAGGCGATGGAGTGCACGAGGAAGTCGATCCGCCCCCACCGATCCGTCGCCTTGGCGAAGAAATCGTCGATCTGCGCGTCGTCGCCGACGTCGAGCGGTTCGACGAAGCTCGCCCGGATCGATTCCGCCAGGGGGAGCACCCGTTTCTTCAGCGCATCGCCGAGATAGTTGAAACCCAGCTCGGCCCCCTCCCGGTGACAGGCCCGGGCCACTCCCCACGCGATCGATTTCTCGTTCGCGACGCCCAGGATCAACCCCCTCTTTCCTTGCAGAATGCCCACGAGACACCCCCAAGTCCGGCAACGCGGTCACAGGCCCCGCGTATGTCCCAGAAGTATACCTGCAATCCCTATACAGGGAATTCTTTTGAAGGGGTCCGCCGACCCCCGGGGGAGCCCGGAGGCATGCACCCCCGGGCGCGGTACGGCAACGACCGTCTACCCCGCTGCCTCCCGGGGTCAGGCGCAGCAGAAGATTATTTCCCGCCCCCCGTGCCGCGATGCGCCCGGTCCCAGGCGTCGTCACCCAGCGGGTTACGGCTCCCAGGGGGACATCAGCTGAAAATAGTTGCCGTCCGGATCCGCGAACGTGGCGATCCACATGTCGCCTTCGCCCATCCGGTACGGTTCCGCCACGACGCGGGTGCCGAGTCCCTTGATCCGCTCGAAATCCCCCTTCACGTCCGGCGTCTCGAGATTCAACAAGATCCGTTCCGGACCCGGGTTCCTCCCCTTCACCTTGTCGTGCGGCCCGACGCCCAGGAAGCAGCCGCCGGCCATGAATCCATAATAGCCGCCCTCCTCCATGTCGGGCCCCTTCCCGAGAACTTCACCGTAGAATTCCGATAGCCTTTTCGGGTCTTCCGAACCGAGCAGGATCGAGCTCAACTTCAGCATGGGATCGCCTCCTTCGCATCCTGGTCCACTCCCCTGTTAGATGGCGTGCGAGGCGTGGATCGATCCGGTCTGGCCATCGAAACCGGGACATCCGGCTCTCCATCTTCTGGTCGACAGGCGGGAATGGACACGATGAAGGCGAATAGTGCTCGGGATG
It includes:
- a CDS encoding stage II sporulation protein M, whose amino-acid sequence is MNFAGIFDRTIRPYMVILSLAFAASFLGGTVAPLSVRRQMIEIFQVVVGNYGGLAGGVLYFNILVQNVMATIFLVASGVLAGIVPIFAVSSNGFGLGVLYRQEVEGAGYAKAALKLLPYGVFEIPPILIAASYGLWLGATVVRRMRGRETEPLRANLEHSFRRYFAVVFPMLIVAAAIETALILAR
- a CDS encoding VOC family protein produces the protein MLKLSSILLGSEDPKRLSEFYGEVLGKGPDMEEGGYYGFMAGGCFLGVGPHDKVKGRNPGPERILLNLETPDVKGDFERIKGLGTRVVAEPYRMGEGDMWIATFADPDGNYFQLMSPWEP
- a CDS encoding NmrA/HSCARG family protein; the protein is MEKKIIAVVGATGAQGGGLCRAILRDKGGEYRVRALTRDPESAKAKELGKLGAEVVRADVDDRDSLRKAFQGAHGAFCVTFFWDHFSPEKEVAEAGNMAFAAKQCGLKHVIWSTLEDTRKWIPLADPRMPTLQGKYKVPHFDGKGEADRAFTEQGVPTTFLLTSFYWENLIHFGMGPKPGADGILYITMPMGDRKLPGIASEDIGKCAYSLFRKGNEFVGRTVGIAGDHLTGKQMAAALTKALGREVRYNEVSPDAYRKLGFPGADDLGNMFQFKRDFERDFCGARSLDFSRSIHPSIHTFESWLEANRGRIPLEEDARKASGE
- a CDS encoding enoyl-ACP reductase, whose amino-acid sequence is MGILQGKRGLILGVANEKSIAWGVARACHREGAELGFNYLGDALKKRVLPLAESIRASFVEPLDVGDDAQIDDFFAKATDRWGRIDFLVHSIAFANRESLSGHFRDTSRADFHLALDISAYSFIACARRAARLMGPGGAMVTMSYLGAMRAVPNYNVMGVAKAALEASTRYLALDLGPEGIRVNAVSAGPIRTLAASGVGDFRKLMEKNARGAMLRRNVTQDEVGNATAYLLSDWASGVTGEVHYVDAGFNIGGGDPGIEPAASGNPTSTP
- a CDS encoding lyase; this translates as MKRGRSSVALVVLALSAAAAPAFAAGLSIREYPVPPGSHPHDVAPAPDGSVWYTAQHAGALGRLDPATGETRHFPLGPGSSPHGVIVGPDGAPWITDSGRNAIIRVDPKTERIRVFPLPKDRGDANLNTAAFDRRGILWFTGQNGIYGRLDPRTGRIRVFDAPGGRGPYGMAAAPDGSVYYASLAGNHVARIDTATGAATVIAPPTARQGARRVWADSTGRIWVSEWNSGKVGAFDPRTRTWSEWRLPGESPQVYAVYVDEKDRVWVSDFRANALVRFDPDTENFLTFPLPSGSARVRQILGRKGEVWGAESGADKLVVIRFP
- a CDS encoding ABC transporter ATP-binding protein, with the translated sequence MSRVLSVTGLRRLYGDTVAVADVSFSVGQGEIVGLLGPNGAGKTTIINMILGVLEPTSGTIRIEGADISTHRSRAVEHANFAAVYAPLPGNLTVTQNLRVFGMVYGVRELPDRIEALIDQFDLRRLRNTKCGVLSSGEQTRVSLAKAMLNRPRLLLLDEPTASLDPAVARDIRSQVLDFVSRDRVAVLWTTHNMSEVADVCDRVLFLSRGRILLEGPPATLPGEHGKESLEELFIAVAREPLALRRS
- a CDS encoding ABC transporter permease, with protein sequence MRVRRVAALVLRQYYLARGSPVRVLPIFAWVAIDIVLWGFITRYLNTVASPGVDFVPVLLGAVLLWDFFTRVMHGVAIAFLEDVWSHNFLNLFASPLSIREYVSGLVLASIATSALGLLTMVVLAAAAFGLSFSVYGVLIAPFLLALFLFGIALGIFASALVLRFGPASEWIVWPVPAFLTPFAAVFYPVSTLPEWMRTVAYLLPPSYVFEGMRAVVSGGEFRGAALLSSVFLAALYILLASRFFTRVHRHAVRTGLLARYSAESVN
- a CDS encoding DinB family protein translates to MGKRAADLAERFNAFNDEVIRFVEKCPEDDWGKICPGERWPVGVVVRHLAASHYGALGLAKLMVAGEKLPDLTHDVIDQMNAKHAEKHRNCTRNDVLRILRENGRAVADFVGALSEADLDRAGHIAAVGGDVTVEQVVTVIILGNGGEHFTDVKVVAGA